A segment of the Trifolium pratense cultivar HEN17-A07 linkage group LG7, ARS_RC_1.1, whole genome shotgun sequence genome:
TGTCAACAACTAGAAAACTAGACAACTATTAACTTAGAAACATTAAAAGAAGATCCAGAAATTCAAAATGGAAAATCATTACCTGTTGTTATAAGATAATCCCTGATTGTCAGTAGCAAGAGCCATAGACCCGGATCCTGAAGCAGAAACCTGGTCGGTTTGAACTGGGTGAACTAAAGTAAGCTGTGGTGGTTCTTCTCCAGTCGAAAAAGTTGGAGATAGAGTGATAGAAGGAGTTGATTCACCATCCCCTCTCTGAGGTGGAGAGGAAGAAGCAGCAGCCATGGGAGGTGAATTAGGATGAGCGGAAAATACCAAATACTGTGGGCGACCTTGAGCTGATGACCTATTTCTCTGGCCTTCCCTTCTAGCAATATGGCGTGCTCGCCCCATTGCTGCtgcagcagctaagtgttggaTTATACGCTCTTCAAGATCAGCATCATTTGCTCCAACTGGCAACTGTACGAGAAACAAAATATTACATCATGGATGATAACAGTACAAATATACTTCCAAAGTAGCACTTTTAGACTACTAACATGTTGTAACTCAAAATCCCCCAGTGTTGGATGATGAAATATTGTAGCATTTCTAGACGGATTGACCCTAAAGTTCCTCTCTCTTTCAACTCCCTCGAGCAATTCCTGGCTGCAAAGTGCAAAgacataaagtaaaaaaaagtatataaataattatagcaaACAAATAATGCCAGGagccaaaataataataaaataaagtatataaacaACAATGAGAAAATTACAAACCCTGTTGGATCCTTGAGACTGATAGATTGCCAACACATGGGGCACTGGGAACTCCTTTGACACCTGCAAGATAAAAGTAAGAATTCATGACAAAGTCCTACCCTACAAGCATTTCCAATTTGCCAAATGCTCCGGACAAAAAATGATCCAAAATATTTCAATCAATACGGTGTTAAAATTGACGGTGTTGAGGACAGCCGATTTTCATATAACACAAACAGGATAACTATTAAAGAATGCAAAACTAAAAACAAgaaatgtaaaaatataaatattgcaAAACAATGTCTTTGTTTTGAGAAGCATTTCACTCGGATAGCAATATATATAATCAAACCCAATTAGAAAAGCATTTTCAACGTAAAGGAACCAATATAGGAACTAACAAATGTATaatgtttgaaattttgattctGGAATACGAGACTGGATTCCCTCCCGTGCAGTTTCCACTGCAGGAGGTTCAGTGTAAAATCTAACCATCcattttctaaataaaaaattataattatgatGATAATTAAATGTAGGGCTTGGATTTGACTGGACACAAAATGTACTTGAGAGGATACTCTCTCCTGGAATACTACTGTTAAGTTACTGTTATTCCAATCTACATTACCGAATGTTGGAAAAACATTATTTAAAATCTAAACAGGATGTGAAATTATGAAAGTTCAGTCCTTACTGGTTTGTGGTTTAAAAGATTTGATGGGCATGACACTTGATCGTTTGACAACCTTGAATAAGAAGAAATCTGATCAAGGCAGCTAGTAATCTCGATTGGTCAGAACATGTCATAAACCCTAAGAACCGTTGAAATTGACACACTAAACCACCAGGTGTTACACATCTTCGCATCTATGTTTATGATTTACTAAAAGCAACGCCAGGATTGTTTTCTTCAAAGTCAAACTTACTTCCAAAAACCTAACCTCatatattatacttttttttcgTTTATCTATCACCTGGTACTAATAGCCCAGCTCAAATTGAGTTTAGCCTATCTTTACAAAGCCAGTTTTCCTTCAAAATTAGGATCCGAAAAAACATTTAATAAATCACAAGGCCCTTTTCTAGTGTCACTAAGGTCTACTCGAAAATACAAAACCACATAAAATTGTCACTTAAGGAAACCCAATTAGTCTCCACAAAGCTTAACAGCTTCTATAACAAGAACATTTACTGCAATAATAATCAAGCAAAAACACACATAGTCATTGATACCATAAAATCCTGAACCATCAAAATTAATCCCACAAGACCGAATCAAAGATTTAACAATGAATCCAAAAGGCAATACCATTCCAGAATACATTGAAGATGAAACTCATGCTTGCAACTCGTCACCTACAACAACACGACAGTGTCAGTGATCACGATCAACCATAACAGCCAGCTAAATTAACAACACATAAAAAACCATACCGTTGAAGGATCACTATCAATAAAAGCTTCAAGGCATATACTGCAAGCATCATCACAAGCATCCTGAATTCCACCTTCCACAAAAGCAGCAGCAGAAGTCAAATGCGCTTCAGActttgtttcattttcttcaatcACAGGAACCTAAaaccccccccccaaaaaaaaacacaatcaaaCATCATTTCACcatcagaaaataaaaaataaaaaaaaaacaattttttattccagaaaaatcaaaattgaataAACAACTAATCAAGATTCAATACACACAAGCTAATTCACAAAATTGATTCATCAGAacaaaacacaagaaaaataataataattgtaataAGGGGGGAAAATCAAGTAATCAGTGAGAAATGAATAGAATAAATCGGATGAAAGTAAGAATCGTGATATGAAAAGGGTGAAAGATTGATTGGTTGGTGTTACCTCGTCCATGGAGAAAATCGGAAAATCGAGATGCGAATAGAGGAAACCCTAGAGAGTTTGAAAGAGGGAAAGAGACTTTTGTTTGGTGCGGTGATGTAAGGTATGAAGTGTGGAGTGTGtgggtgttgttgttgttaaagCTTTTACTCTTCCTTTAACTTTTTGGTAACAATTGGTATCTTCTTGTAACCGCAAAGATTAATCTTTCGAGTCAATATAATCGtgataataaatattaatcgttagttgattcaatAGTGATTGGTACTGAATTTTGTATGAAAAATCGCAGTTCGATctccccacaactgcgatctgGAATGAGctaaaatcacttgatgccGCAATTGATCCTCAAATCAATGGTGGTGAAAAAACAATCGTAGTAATAAATTAGTCATTAATCCACTTAAAAACAATCGTGGTAATAAAACTTTATATAAAGGAAATTTTTAATATGGTTACATTTTTATAGCTTAAATTGACTCAATTTAAACTGACTTGAAATCCTTTATCATCTTATCTaaattttcttcaattatttattttattacaatACAATATTTTGGGgtgataatttaaaaaaatttacaaatcaaaatttaaattctctCAAATAATAATTCTTATTGAAAGTTTATTGATCATTTGATTCTAATTAAGTAtatggtttttttatttgtttgattttattttacttttttttaccaaatatttgTACTTTTTAAACTTTGAAGAAACCATCAACAACAGAGTCAGCAAACATTACCCTTAGCTAATAAGTCTTGGTCCACCACTAACTGTGGTTATGACACGTGGCATTCTCATAGAAAATCATTGACGAGTCTTTCAGCTTACGCGCATTTTGTACTGGGTTTGGTCGTCCCTTCATAATATCATCACGGTGTGCACCGCAACCTTTACGTCAACATAGATTTAcacaatataataataaaaaaaaatcaattagtcaatttaaaaaaattggatgagATGTTGGAGTTTGACAAGTTATGGCGTGATTCCAAATTTCCAAGCTTTGGAGAAGTATTCAAAACATGTGGCAAATCCTGCTACAAAACATCCAAGGAAGTTCGCAATGTTAATTCTATCTTTTTTAGGAAGGATAGTTAGATTGAGAACAATTTTATTCTCTAGGGCATTAGCTTCCTCATAATATGCTTCATTacaaatgcaattttttttttaatttaacctatgatattttagagaaagAGGATCATGGTAAATTGGTAATCCAAAATTTAACTGAAAAGTAAATAAAGTCTGAATCAGAATTATTTACAACAAGAATCATATACAAAACTTTAGTTCATAGAtggattttattctaatgtttTATTTAAGACGCGTGATAGCATGTGTTATAAAGTCAcataataaagaatttaatttaatataaaaatattcttcTTAAAAGTTGGGTTGCATtcatcttttaaaatttaaaatgttgtattttttaatacaAACTCTACTACTTTTATATTCTTTAACACATGCTCGCTTATAAGCTAAAGCGGCCAATTCTTAGTTTGTTGGAAAAATGAACTTGTTTGTGTTCATTTAATGTGTGGAAGTTGATCCATTGTGATTGGAAATAAAATGGGATGAAAACTTTGGTCTTACAGGACTTGGAACTAAGTAGtgtgaattaaaaaaagtgggaaaaaaaatatcacattgCTTAGAACACTCTCTTTAGTAGTGTGTATATATCCCAATGTGTCTAACATTTCTTATTCacaaaattaactaattttctAGTTAATTAAGTTGGACAAAGGAGCCACTTAGTGCTGACTCAGCATAATAGCCAACTTGATTTCGTTCCGTTTGAAAACGGATTCTTCCATTACTGCATTGATCCACACATAATAGTGCACATTATAGTGCATTAGTGTTTGTCTCCAACGTTACAATTTTCCACTTCATTGGCCAAAGCTTTCTTCTATATACGAACCTTATTTTTCTTTAGAATAGAACACAACATATATAATTCATTCTTCCTTGTTTCAGTAACAAATACACAGAACAAGAATTCATAAAACATCAAAACACCGATCTCATTTGAAGCCTTGTTCTATATACATAATTCTCTTCTCTTCCACGTAATTTTTTCATcgaaaaaattattctttcttcTGTGTTTCATTGGTTTTGTGAACTGGTATTGTTGTACCAGCACCGATATTGTTGTATCAGTGAGATTGATATTGTTGTATCAATTTTCGAGTGGTTTTGTAGaaccattcaagaaggtgttCCTTCTCCGATCATTACAGTGCAGTACTTGATCGGTTTTGTGTTGAACAAGGTTGTTTTATCCTGGGACGACGCGGTTGGATTGTCTGCTTTGCATAATTTGAGCAG
Coding sequences within it:
- the LOC123897867 gene encoding E3 ubiquitin-protein ligase RHF2A-like, whose translation is MDEVPVIEENETKSEAHLTSAAAFVEGGIQDACDDACSICLEAFIDSDPSTVTSCKHEFHLQCILEWCQRSSQCPMCWQSISLKDPTGQELLEGVERERNFRVNPSRNATIFHHPTLGDFELQHLPVGANDADLEERIIQHLAAAAAMGRARHIARREGQRNRSSAQGRPQYLVFSAHPNSPPMAAASSSPPQRGDGESTPSITLSPTFSTGEEPPQLTLVHPVQTDQVSASGSGSMALATDNQGLSYNNRRSPNQSSPSSQDRAGPSDLQSFSDSLKSKLNAVSTRYKESISKSTRGWKERWFSRNSSVTDLGSEVRREVNAGIATVSRMMERLETRDNNTPSSNSSPSNSEDGPVQESNDRHLTDTERDSPLIDNNTKTSCTAGSSSN